The nucleotide window CTTGCAAAATTATACGAATTACCACCTGATGAAAGAGAAGACTACATTCTAAAATTATTAACCCTATCAAGATTAAGAGGGTTGACAAAAACGGTTAAAAGGGAGGTTAAGAAGATGCCGGTAACTATAGACATAACAAAAGATGAACTTTATTTAGATGGTAAAGAGTTAGGTAGGGAAGAGGGGTTACTTGAAGGTGAACAAAAAGGTAAGCGTGATGGGTTACTTGAAGGTGAACTGAGAGGTAAAACGGCTGGATTGCTTGAAGGTATTGAGTTAGGACTTGAACTCAAATTTGGTTTAGCCGGACTTGAGTTGATGAATATAGTTAAGGCTATAAGTACTATAGACAAATTAGAAGATTTTAAAAACTTTATCAAGAAAGCCGGTTCGGTGGATGAGTTGAATGAGTTTTTGACAAAGAGTGTGTAAATAATGAGGGATGGCGTTATACTTGTGACGACGCCAACAAAGTCAGACGATTGAAGGCTGCTTGGTATTAAAGAAAGTCCATCCTCCTTTCTACAAAACCTTTATCCATCATGCAAAATTAGCCTGCGATAATGTATAATTAGCGTATGAAAACGCTGAGGCTGGCACTTGCCCAGATTAACCCAAAAGTCGGTGATATAAAAGGTAATACGGAAAAACTCATTGACTATATAGAGAGGTCAAAGACCCTCTCCGCCGATATTGTTGCTTTCCCTGAGCTCTCTGTAACCGGCTACCCCCCGGAGGATTTACTTCTAAAGCCTGCCTTCATAAGAGATAATGTAAAGGCACTTCAAGAAATCCAAAAACACACTCAGGGAATAACCGTAATAGTTGGTTTCGTTGATATGAAGGAGGACATCTATAATTCAGCCGCTGTCTTTTATAACTACAACCTATGCGACATCTATCATAAACTCTATCTGCCCAATTATGGAGTGTTTGACGAGCTGCGGTACTTTAAACAGGGGCATAAGGTTCCGATTTATGAAATTGCAGGTTGTAAGGTGGGGCTCAGCATATGTGAGGATATATGGTACCCCGACGGCCCACCCTACATAGCGGCACTAAACGGGGCTGAAGTCTTAATCAATATAAACGCCTCACCGTATGGCCTTAATAAGTTTAGAATGAAAGAGGCGATGCTTAAAACCCGTGCCTTTGACTGCCGCTCAATTGTGGCATATCTAAACATGGTTGGGGGGCAGGATGAGCTGGTCTTTGACGGCAGAAGCCTCATCGTCGGCCCCTCAGGGGACATACTAACTATGGGACCGGTATTTTCAGAAGATTTAATTATAGCTGATCTCGATGTGGAAAGCGTCTTTCTTTTAAGACTCCAGAGCCCCGGAAATAGACGGAAAAACACTTTTTCAGACAGAGGAAATGACGTCGAAATCAGAAATGTTTTTATATCCGGTGCACCTGAGGATTCAAAACCTGCTCTGCCTAAAAAACAGCGGCTTACACAACAGACCGATATTGAAGAAGAGGTCTATAGCGCCCTCGTTACAGGCACACGTGACTATGTGCTGAAAAACGGTTTTAAATCTGTAGTAATAGGATTAAGCGGCGGGGTGGATTCTTCTTTAGTGGCGGCGGTTGCAGTTGATTCACTTGGTAAGGAACAGGTAAGGGGAATCTTTATGCCCTCAATGTTTACCTCCGATGAGTCAAGGCAGGATGTCTATGAGCTGAGGCGGAGGCTTGATATAAGGGTTAGCGAGATTCCTATAAACGGCATATTTAACTCATACATGGCTGAGTTGGAGAGTTTTTTTAAAGACAAACTCAGAGATATTACCGAGGAAAACTTACAGGCACGAGTACGAGGCAATCTGCTTATGGCTTTTTCAAACAAGTTTGGCTGCATGGTTTTGACAACCGGTAATAAGTCCGAAATGTCCATGGGCTACGCCACCCTGTATGGGGATATGGCAGGCGGATTTGCCGTCATTAAAGATGTACCTAAAGTGCTGGTATATCGGTTATGTAAATGGAGAAACGGCAAATCGAAAGTCATCCCTGAAACAGTGCTAACCAAAGCCCCTACTGCAGAACTGAGACCCGGCCAAAAAGACACAGACAGCCTGCCGCCCTATGAAATACTTGACCCCATCATAGAGGCATATATAGAAAATGATATGAGTTACGAGGAGATGATAGCGCTTGGTATGGAGGCCGATTCAGTAAGCAGGGCAATCAACCTTATAGACAGAAGTGAGTACAAGAGGAGACAGTCACCCCCGGGGGTTAAGATAACCGGACGGGCATTTGGTAAAGACAGGCGTTTCCCCATCACTAACGGTTACAGGGGGGAGTCGGCGGCTCCAGGTGATTAAGGCACTGGGAGTCAACTATTGGTCAACGGCCACGGGCAATTAAAGTGAGATTAAGGGCTAATTAAAGTGAGATTATTAATTTTATTTTTACTCGGTTTTTTGACGACCTTTGCCTCTTGCAGTAAAGGCGGTGGTGTTGCAGCGGTTAATTCCGACAACAAGAGTACTGAGGTGCCAAAGGAAACAAAGGTAATATCTGAAAATATCACAGTACAGAGTGCTGCATTTGAACTTAAAAAGGACTCTCAACTGGCTGCCATACCGCCACAGAGGAAACCCACTCACATAAAGGTAAAAAAGGACGCTAAGGGTTACTACAGCTGGGAATTCAGCGGAGATGACATAAAGGATATAATAAAACTGGACAGGGAGATGCGAAGAGCGTTTCCTGAAGAATCGGCAAAGGGAGGCAGAGATGGAAAGTTACTCGATAAGAGAAGTACTGGAGATGGCAGTGAGGACTGAGATGCTGGGCAACTCATACTACACGGAGCTGGCAGGGAAATTTAAAAACGATAAGGAATTCAACGAACTTTTTACACGCCTTGCAGAGGCTGAGAAATCACACATAGTGACTTTTACGGCATTGAGGGAAAAGCTGGGACACTCCGAGCCTGAGCACTGGCAGGAGGTCTCAGAGTATATGCGGGCCTATGTTGAGTCGGCTTTTTTCCTTGGCAAAGACAAGGCAATGCTGCACATGCGTAATGCAACTGAACCTATGGGCGCACTGCTGCTTGCTATGGGGTTTGAAAAGGAAACTCTCCTTTTTTTCCATGCTCTCAGAGATGCCATTGTTGAAAAAAACATCATCGATGAGGTAATAGCCGAGGAGAAAAAACATATCCTGTGGCTTTCTAAACTCAAAGAACACTATGCAAACAAGTAGTATCAAATGGTAAGATTATAAAATGAAAGGTTACCTTTATGTGGTCTCCACTCCGATAGGAAACCTGGAAGATATTACCCTGAGAGCTCTCAGAGTATTAAAAGAGGTGGATATTATAGCGGTAGAGGACACAAGACGCACGATAAAGCTCTTAAACCACTTTGAGATTTCAAAGCCGATGATCAGCTACTACAGGGAAAAGGAGCGAGTACGGTCTCAGGAGGTGATAGATAAATTAAACGACGGGTTTAGCGCAGCTCTTGTCACCGATGCCGGCACTCCGGGGATATCCGACCCGGGGGAGGTTCTTGTCAGAGACGCTATAGCAGCCGGGATAAGCGTAATACCTATACCTGGGGCAACCGCCCACACGGCGGCTCTTTCCATATCGGGACTGCCCACAGTCAGATTCACATTTGCCGGTTTTCTCTCAAGCAAACCCACACACAGAAAGAAGCAGCTGGAGCAGCTCAGGGGCATTGAGCACACGATAGTGTTTTACGAGGCGCCGCACAGGATTTTAGAGTTTCTTGATGATTTACTTGACGTCTTGGGTAACAGGGAAATGTCCCTTTCCAGAGAGATAACAAAGATGTATGAGGAAACCATCAGGGGTACGGTTGCCGAGGTGCTTGAGGAAATTAAGGAGCGGAAAATAGCAGGTGAATATGTTGCCGTTGTTGCAGGCATTGAACCTGTCAGTGTTTCGTTTGAGGATGCTCTCAGAGAGGTTAAGGAGCTTATCAGTGCCGGAGCAAAGAGAAAAGAGGCGGTAGAGGAGGTCTCCGCAGCAACCGGAATAAGCAAGAAACTGTTATATAAGGAAAGTATCGAATCCGCAGCAGGGAGTATATGATAAGATTAGGAGTGTTGGCCTCAGGGCGAGGTTCAAATTTTCAATCCATAATAGAGGCTGTTGAAAACGGTGGTCTGAATGTCTCGCTTGAGTGTCTGCTTACAAATAATGCCGATGCTTTTGCAATTAAAAGGGCTAAGGCACACGGCATCCCCGCAATTGTGCTTTTAGAAAAAGACTTTCCCACAAAAGACGATTATTATAAAAAGATAGTTTCTGAGCTTAAAATTACGGGAGTGAATCTTGTTGTTTTAGCCGGCTTCATGAGACTTGTGGGTAAACCCCTTTTAGATGCCTTTCCGATGAGGATTATGAATATTCATCCCTCCCTTTTGCCGGCCTTTAAAGGGCTCCATGCCCAGAGACAGGCACTTCAACATGGGGTGAAAATATCCGGCTGCAGCGTCCATTTTGTGGATGAGGGGCTGGATACGGGCCCTGTGATAATACAGGCGGCGGTGCCCGTGTTTTCCGATGATACAGAGGACAGTTTATCTGAGCGTATTCTTAACGCAGAACACGAGATATACCCGCGGGCAATTAAACTTTTTGCAGAGGGCGCTGTTTCTATTGAAGGCGGAGTTGTTAAAATAGCCGGTGAGACACGCAATACAGAATGCTTACAACATCCGGTCTGATACCAAGTTGCATTCAACCGTCTAACTTCGTTGGCTTTGTCAAAAGCTCCTTAACGTACTGAAGAAGTACGCCTGCGTTTACTTCTGACTGCAACTCGGTATTAAAATAAGTCTTTGAATTTTTCAATAGTAAGACCGGCATCATTTATGATTCCCGCCATTGTAAAAGCATTAATCGGATCAGCTCGTGGTATGGTAATAATCCTTTTACCATTTGTCATTGTTATGTGTTTGCTCTGCCTCACAATCCAGAAACCTGATTTCTCGAAAACTTTTACTGCACGCCGGTGGTTGATGCCTGACAATTTAGGCATACGTTATTTCTACATAACGGGTTTCTTTGTCTTTACTCAACTCATCAACCGTCTCAAGATATGCTTCTATGGCGTCTTTTATATTTTCCAGAGCCTCATTCTCAGTTGCTCCCTGCGACCAACATCCCGGCAAACCGGGCACCCATACGGAATAACCTTCGTCAGTCTGTTTTAGCCCCACTTTATATCTCATATCAATCCCTCCCGTGTTTATCCCTTCCCTTATATCAAGTTGCATTCAATTGTCTAACTTCCTTGGCTTCGTCGAAAGCTCCGTGGCGTACTCTCCCTTAAAGGGGAATCCCTGTAAGGGGAGGTGCAGCTTTCTCCCAGCCGCCTGTGTTTACTTCTTAATGCAGCTAAGTCTCAGATGATACATTAAATAAGCCCCAGATTTTAATTAACTCCTCTAAAATATCTCTATCATAATCATTACTCATAGAGCGGATTTGAGAAAAAGCCTCAGAAGGACTTATACCCTTATTTATCCCTGGTTGTGACGTTGTTAAAATATCATAGAAATCAGTTATTGATGCTATTGTTCCTGATGTGTGCATTTTATCACCGGTAAGCCTGTTGGGGTAACCGGTTCCAGAGAGTTTCTCATGGTGCTCTAAAAGGGGATATGACACTTCCGCAGGTATTCCTTTATAGAGTTTTATTATATTATATCCCTCCAACACATGCTCTTTAAAAATTCTCAGCTCAAAAGAAGTCAACTTATGATCGGGTTTTGTCACAATTCCCCGCGGGATGGTTGCTTTACCTATGTCGTGAAGCAGGCATCCCATTCCGATGGCAAACAGTTTGCTCTCTGCGGTTATCCCTGAAGATAGGGCAACAGCCAGTGACGTTACCCCTACGTTGACAGAGTGTGAGTATGTATAGAAATCTTGTTTGCTGATAGTAAGCAGATTTGATATTAACCCCTTGCTCTCAGATATTGCTGATATAATGTCAACAATTGTATCCCTTGTTTCTTTCAAAACCTTAGCGTTTCGAGGATTAACAAAAAGCTCTTTAACACACATTTTGGCATTTTCTTTTACTGCCATATTTTTTAAATGCAGGGTACTCCCATGTGCTGTCACCGCCCCCTGAATATAAGTACGGTATCTGGGGATGTCATCACACTTTATCATTAGTTCCCTGAAACCCTTAAAACTGTTTTCATTTATCTGGACATCCTTACCTATATACTCAATTACAGGTTTTATATCCATGCCGGATTTACCAAAAACAGTGAAATTCACATAACTACCTGGAAAGATACTTGTTAGTTCGACCTGGAATAGTTCTTCCTTCTTTTTAAGGTACTCCTCAACTTTAGACTCATCTACTGACTCCGGCTCTTCTGCCAAAGTTAAATCAACCTCATTTTTAGATAGCTTTGTTGCAGCTACTGCTGTTTCATTACCTTTGATAATGTCAAGGCCTTTATCTGTGTCTATAAACACAAAATCAATTTTAGCATATTTAATTTTCTCAATTTGCTTCAGTGTGGTTATTTCAAACCGGTTTTTTACAAATGGAGTTCTCTCCCATGATGTATCACATCTCTCAAGATACATTCCCAATGTCAAGTCTTCCACGGATATTCTTTTTATCAATTAAACAGCCAACCTTTTATTAGAAAAAATGAGCCTGTTTGTAATTTCCCTTCTCAATCGTATGTTTAAAATCCGCTTTATGTTTATCCAGCCGGTATAGTATATCAAAACCTCCGTAAATAACGTATATATTATATATTTAAAATTAGTTTTAATTTTGATAAAATAGAGGACAGAGGCAATCAAGGGATTGAATGCAACGAAACCTGTTATAATAAAGAAAACCCCGCAGCCGGCCGATAAGGGAATAGTTGCCTGATGATGGGTTTTGTGTTAAAATAGAGTGTAGAGGAATGAAAATGGACAAAGATGTCATTGAGAAAGTTATAGAGAAAGTACGGCTGGGGCTAAAACCGGAGGGCGGCGACATTGAGGTGATAAACGAAAAGGACGGGGTACTGTATGTGCGGTTAACCGGCACATGTGAAAGCTGTCCTATGTCGGGGTTAACCATGAAAAACTGGGTCGAAAAAACACTTTTAGAGGGACTACAGGGATTAAAAGGGGTAAAGGCTATTTGAGGATGCGGCATTTAAAGGTCGTACCATTAATTATTATTTGTTTACTGTTGGTACAGTTTCTTACTGAAGCATCTGCTAAGGTTAAAAATGAAATTAAAGATATCAGGGTTTTTTCCTCAAAAGACTACACTCGTATAGTTATAGACCTTACCGGCAATCCTGTTTTTAAAGAGGGAGCAATACCTGAGTCTAAGAAGATTTATTTTGACCTCCAGGAGGCCGTCGTAAGAGCATCATCAACAAAATCTAAAGATGTATTTAACACCGTCCTGAGGAAGGTTCGAATAGGGCAGTTTGCGCCAACCACGGTAAGAATCGTCTTTGATCTTGACAACTATGGAACCCACAGGACGTTTATATTAACTGACCCAAACAGAATAGTAGTTGACATATTTGCTTCCACTGAAAAAACCGAACCGCCGACGGCTGAGTCAAAACCAGACAGTGAAGAGAAAAATCAGCAGTTAATTAAGGAAAAAGCCAAAGCTGAGGAAAAAGCAAAAGAGGAAGAAAAGGCAAAGGTTGAGGAAAAGGCTAAAGCGGAAGAGAAAGCAAAAGCCG belongs to Nitrospirae bacterium YQR-1 and includes:
- a CDS encoding NAD+ synthase codes for the protein MKTLRLALAQINPKVGDIKGNTEKLIDYIERSKTLSADIVAFPELSVTGYPPEDLLLKPAFIRDNVKALQEIQKHTQGITVIVGFVDMKEDIYNSAAVFYNYNLCDIYHKLYLPNYGVFDELRYFKQGHKVPIYEIAGCKVGLSICEDIWYPDGPPYIAALNGAEVLININASPYGLNKFRMKEAMLKTRAFDCRSIVAYLNMVGGQDELVFDGRSLIVGPSGDILTMGPVFSEDLIIADLDVESVFLLRLQSPGNRRKNTFSDRGNDVEIRNVFISGAPEDSKPALPKKQRLTQQTDIEEEVYSALVTGTRDYVLKNGFKSVVIGLSGGVDSSLVAAVAVDSLGKEQVRGIFMPSMFTSDESRQDVYELRRRLDIRVSEIPINGIFNSYMAELESFFKDKLRDITEENLQARVRGNLLMAFSNKFGCMVLTTGNKSEMSMGYATLYGDMAGGFAVIKDVPKVLVYRLCKWRNGKSKVIPETVLTKAPTAELRPGQKDTDSLPPYEILDPIIEAYIENDMSYEEMIALGMEADSVSRAINLIDRSEYKRRQSPPGVKITGRAFGKDRRFPITNGYRGESAAPGD
- the rsmI gene encoding 16S rRNA (cytidine(1402)-2'-O)-methyltransferase; amino-acid sequence: MKGYLYVVSTPIGNLEDITLRALRVLKEVDIIAVEDTRRTIKLLNHFEISKPMISYYREKERVRSQEVIDKLNDGFSAALVTDAGTPGISDPGEVLVRDAIAAGISVIPIPGATAHTAALSISGLPTVRFTFAGFLSSKPTHRKKQLEQLRGIEHTIVFYEAPHRILEFLDDLLDVLGNREMSLSREITKMYEETIRGTVAEVLEEIKERKIAGEYVAVVAGIEPVSVSFEDALREVKELISAGAKRKEAVEEVSAATGISKKLLYKESIESAAGSI
- the purN gene encoding phosphoribosylglycinamide formyltransferase — protein: MIRLGVLASGRGSNFQSIIEAVENGGLNVSLECLLTNNADAFAIKRAKAHGIPAIVLLEKDFPTKDDYYKKIVSELKITGVNLVVLAGFMRLVGKPLLDAFPMRIMNIHPSLLPAFKGLHAQRQALQHGVKISGCSVHFVDEGLDTGPVIIQAAVPVFSDDTEDSLSERILNAEHEIYPRAIKLFAEGAVSIEGGVVKIAGETRNTECLQHPV
- a CDS encoding type II toxin-antitoxin system HicA family toxin, encoding MPKLSGINHRRAVKVFEKSGFWIVRQSKHITMTNGKRIITIPRADPINAFTMAGIINDAGLTIEKFKDLF
- a CDS encoding type II toxin-antitoxin system HicB family antitoxin, which gives rise to MRYKVGLKQTDEGYSVWVPGLPGCWSQGATENEALENIKDAIEAYLETVDELSKDKETRYVEITYA
- a CDS encoding DUF3391 domain-containing protein, coding for MIKRISVEDLTLGMYLERCDTSWERTPFVKNRFEITTLKQIEKIKYAKIDFVFIDTDKGLDIIKGNETAVAATKLSKNEVDLTLAEEPESVDESKVEEYLKKKEELFQVELTSIFPGSYVNFTVFGKSGMDIKPVIEYIGKDVQINENSFKGFRELMIKCDDIPRYRTYIQGAVTAHGSTLHLKNMAVKENAKMCVKELFVNPRNAKVLKETRDTIVDIISAISESKGLISNLLTISKQDFYTYSHSVNVGVTSLAVALSSGITAESKLFAIGMGCLLHDIGKATIPRGIVTKPDHKLTSFELRIFKEHVLEGYNIIKLYKGIPAEVSYPLLEHHEKLSGTGYPNRLTGDKMHTSGTIASITDFYDILTTSQPGINKGISPSEAFSQIRSMSNDYDRDILEELIKIWGLFNVSSET
- a CDS encoding NifU family protein — its product is MDKDVIEKVIEKVRLGLKPEGGDIEVINEKDGVLYVRLTGTCESCPMSGLTMKNWVEKTLLEGLQGLKGVKAI